A DNA window from Drosophila pseudoobscura strain MV-25-SWS-2005 chromosome 2, UCI_Dpse_MV25, whole genome shotgun sequence contains the following coding sequences:
- the PNPase gene encoding polyribonucleotide nucleotidyltransferase 1, mitochondrial codes for MIFTRKTLKLLNYRLKSIAVARLSAHRCLQSSASGEVPSVEVKFSNGRNMSISSGKLARFANGTAVCQMGDTAVMVTAVAKPKPTPGQNFMPLVVDYRLKNAASGRIPMNFMRRELGPSEKEILSARLIDRSLRPLFNKDYRTETQLVCNMLAMDAVHSPDILAINAASMALSLSDIPWNGPIGAVRVGLSDGEVLINPTRRELQSSQLDLVVSATKQNLVVMLEGKGNVVLMQDLLKAIKQGTREAQFIIQEIERLQKAYGRKKREVESPNRVDPELQEAVRSMCEMRLREIFQDANHDKISRDNAVNEVRSNVIDKVWSSYPDTEPGVIGEEFNQTCRSIFRELIFERNYRCDGRDYDTLRNISCQVDMYKPLHGSALFQRGQTQVFCTVSLDSPESAMKLDSLAALDSGGLKAKNFMLHYEFPPYATGEVGRIGPLGRRELGHGALAERSLLPTLPHDYPFTVRLTSEVLESNGSSSMASVCGGSLALMDAGVPVSAPAAGVAIGLVTKYENDDTKHLQDYRILTDILGIEDYMGDMDMKVAGTRKGFTAIQADLKVPGIPLKVVMESLQKATDAKSKILDIMAEAIREPRKYPKDSWPVSETISVEPHQRAQLIGPSGLHMKRIYLETGATLTAADESHFAVFAPSQAAMDEAKELIEGYMVKERIPDLEFGGIYTAKVTELRDTGVMVILYPSMPPALLHNSQLDQRKIGHPSALGLEVGQDIQVKYFGRDPVSGFMRLSRKVLQGPALGIPRSLNKAAGENGT; via the exons ATGATTTTCACGAGGAAAACACTGAAATTGCTAAATTACCGCCTGAAAAGCATTGCCGTCGCCCGCCTAAGTGCCCATCGATGCCTCCAAAGCAGCGCCAGCGGAGAAGTGCCCTCCGTGGAGGTGAAGTTCAGCAATGG ACGTAACATGAGCATCAGCTCGGGGAAACTGGCGCGCTTTGCCAATGGCACTGCCGTCTGCCAGATGGGAGACACCGCCGTGATGGTTACAGCGGTGGCCAAGCCGAAGCCCACCCCCGGCCAGAACTTTATGCCGCTGGTGGTGGACTATCGCCTGAAGAACGCCGCCTCGGGGCGCATTCCAATGAACTTTATGCGCCGCGAGCTGGGTCCCTCCGAGAAGGAGATCCTGTCGGCCCGCCTGATCGATCGCTCGCTGCGTCCGCTGTTCAACAAAGACTACCGCACGGAGACGCAGCTGGTGTGCAACATGCTGGCCATGGACGCGGTGCACTCGCCCGACATTCTAGCCATCAATGCCGCCTCTATGGCCCTGTCCCTTAGTGATATACCCTGGAATGGACCGATTGGAGCTGTGCG GGTTGGCCTTTCCGACGGCGAGGTGCTGATCAATCCCACCCGCCGGGAGCTGCAGTCCTCGCAGCTGGACCTCGTGGTGTCGGCCACCAAACAGAACCTCGTCGTGATGCTCGAAGGCAAGGGCAATGTTGTGTTGATGCAGGACCTCCTGAAGGCCATAAAGCAGGGCACGCGGGAGGCACAGTTCATCATCCAAGAGATCGAGCGCCTGCAGAAGGCCTACGGCAGGAAGAAACGCGAAGTGGAGTCCCCGAACCGAGTGGATCCCGAGCTGCAGGAGGCGGTCCGCAGCATGTGTGAGATGCGGCTGCGAGAGATCTTCCAAGATGCTAATCACGACAAGATCTCGCGCGACAACGCAGTAAACGAGGTGCGCTCGAATGTGATCGACAAGGTGTGGTCCTCCTATCCGGACACCGAGCCAGGGGTGATCGGCGAGGAGTTCAACCAGACGTGCCGCTCGATCTTCCGGGAGCTGATCTTCGAGCGGAATTACCGCTGCGATGGCAGGGACTATGATACGCTGCGGAACATCTCCTGCCAGGTGGACATGTACAAGCCGCTGCACGGATCGGCCTTGTTCCAGCGCGGACAGACGCAGGTCTTCTGCACCGTGAGCCTGGACTCCCCGGAGAGTGCCATGAAGCTGGACTCGCTGGCCGCCCTGGACAGTGGCGGTCTCAAGGCCAAGAACTTCATGCTCCACTACGAGTTCCCGCCGTACGCCACGGGGGAGGTGGGCAGGATTGGCCCGCTGGGTCGGAGGGAGCTGGGACACGGCGCCCTGGCGGAGAGATCTCTGCTGCCCACATTGCCACACGACTACCCCTTCACGGTGCGCCTCACCTCCGAGGTGCTCGAGTCGAACGGTTCCAGCAGCATGGCCAGCGTTTGCGGGGGATCCCTGGCCCTGATGGATGCCGGGGTGCCGGTGAGTGCCCCAGCGGCGGGGGTGGCCATAGGTTTGGTCACCAAGTACGAGAACGACGACACCAAGCACCTGCAGGACTATCGCATTCTCACCGACATCCTGGGCATCGAGGACTACATGGGGGACATGGACATGAAGGTGGCGGGCACACGCAAGGGATTCACAGCCATCCAGGCGGACCTCAAGGTGCCTGGCATTCCATTGAAAGTGGTGATGGAATCGCTGCAAAAAGCCACCGATGCCAAGTCCAAAATACTGGACATCATGGCCGAGGCCATTCGAGAGCCACG CAAATACCCAAAGGACAGCTGGCCCGTGAGCGAAACCATCAGCGTGGAGCCGCACCAGCGCGCCCAGTTGATTGGCCCCAGTGGCCTGCACATGAAACGCATCTACCTGGAGACGGGCGCCACCCTCACAGCCGCCGATGAGAGCCACTTCGCGGTGTTTGCGCCCTCCCAGGCGGCCATGGACGAGGCGAAGGAACTCATCGAGGGATACATGGTCAAGGAGCGGATACCCGACCTCGAGTTCGGGGGAATATACACTGCCAAAGTAACCGAGCTGCGGGACACGGGCGTCATGGTCATCCTGTATCCCAGCATGCCGCCGGCCCTGCTGCACAATTCGCAGTTGGACCAGCGAAAGATAGGGCATCCCTCGGCCCTGGGCCTGGAGGTGGGCCAGGACATACAGGTCAAGTACTTTGGCCGCGATCCCGTCTCCGGCTTCATGCGGCTCTCCCGAAAAGTGCTCCAAGGCCCGGCCCTGGGCATTCCGCGATCCCTCAACAAGGCGGCCGGCGAGAATGGCACGTGA